A region from the Gigantopelta aegis isolate Gae_Host unplaced genomic scaffold, Gae_host_genome scaffold71, whole genome shotgun sequence genome encodes:
- the LOC121367236 gene encoding uncharacterized protein LOC121367236, with amino-acid sequence MNDVSMTNGQFSSQKFAHMSRSKHGDLFEYQCTCDLYGTLLQIAAVDIPYEDVENAYHLDIRCCHIRFFLENIEDVSSTLFDDNFSFHEPTKLQAKLLEAVRSENLKDAVCISLLDNNRKFSVISDDHTSCSFVHYTDGKFVCQSGACDAGYGSARRQDRYLHKDDNLCCHLKILRENSHLWLSSEAEEVNMFEDEEDDNDLENEEIAPEVPASDPYIEDLIPNPVACDQTSAEHKKHFFDEESGLWQFESLSNHQPLEEGDPVLQAAMRHRLSLLDGLNGAQRDFEGNLWRDRSGPFSLYPPAIYGPCLCGAGYYNAYTMPVGILSDVKYQTIVYTTNGPCRFEVKFRECLQRNHDCLMPYDGSSHCLHFLSRNTAAGDEIGWDFVDRVLNTNITFSAYCTLMTNQYQRLYSLSAKFMSPQTFIAWCFSWASNFKVDFRVVCDICKYEPKYLACDGTKIGINFRHASVTPIEIPSTDVKVDPCHRRNERAFIHYKQGDLDIAANIKCREHLLYLSKYHRGLLKDDQKLPWNDQTDRTNLLVETVDRDCREIVKRFSLGEYSNLLQFKLAIVFAVLSSNSSLTSLIPYRYLTLTAFIITSLRNAVDSDCDFVNDLGQFSPELRDIVHFALDNRESLLEVLDFIEYLVLRVKDIHGKNKAPDFAVPQPGTCNPEKYGRAYYFNPTGEQLGHLPKYSMNEHATSKNYDDQPAREEEKCNKLFPQVSRKGTTYLFLWFDPKHYGHCYGYHMIPGSEGRKDPFTSAYLYLEKAPEELFYDFSCQLEEYCLNREPGYWQNTRFWHDVFHGFSHKCPVTYKSRRILSLRKMNTEICEQFNSFIQRIKYSARAMSMGKFNHYLQFMIHQWCIKKKASFQKRCNVAATYLL; translated from the exons ATGAATGACGTCAGCATGACTAATGGCCAATTTTCCAGTCAAAAGTTTGCTCACATGTCCAGGAGTAAGCATGGCGACTTATTTGAATATCAGTGCACATGTGATTTATATGGAACACTGCTACAAATTGCAGCAGTTGATATTCCATATGAGGATGTCGAGAATGCCTATCACTTGGATATCCGCTGCTGCCATATCAGGTTCTTTCTGGAGAATATTGAAGATGTATCAAGTACTTTATTTGATGATAACTTTTCATTTCATGAACCAACCAAACTTCAGGCCAAGTTACTTGAAGCAGTTAGAAGTGAAAACTTAAAAGATGCTGTCTGCATATCTTTGTTGGATAACAATAGGAAATTCTCTGTCATCTCTGATGATCACACATCTTGCAGCTTTGTCCACTATACTGATGGGAAATTTGTTTGTCAATCTGGAGCTTGTGATGCTGGATACGGAAGTGCCAGACGACAAGATCGATATCTTCATAAAGATGATAACTTGTGTTGCCATCTCAAAATACTCAGAGAAAACTCTCATCTTTGGCTGTCATCTGAGGCTGAAGAGGTCAACATGTTTGAAGATGAAGAGGATGACAATGACTTGGAGAATGAGGAAATTGCACCAGAAGTGCCTGCTTCAGATCCATATATAGAGGACCTGATACCAAATCCAGTGGCATGTGACCAGACATCTGCTGAACATAAG AAACATTTCTTTGATGAGGAATCTGGTTTGTGGCAGTTTGAGTCTCTGAGCAACCACCAACCACTGGAAGAAGGTGATCCTGTACTACAAGCAGCCATGAGACATCGACTTTCTTTGCTTGATGGCTTGAATGGTGCGCAGAGAGATTTTGAGGGCAATCTGTGGAGAGACCGATCGGGGCCATTTTCCTTGTATCCTCCTGCTATCTATGGACCATGTCTTTGTGGG GCTGGTTATTACAATGCATATACAATGCCTGTGGGTATTCTGTCTGATGTCAAATACCAGACCATTGTTTATACAACAAATGGTCCTTGTCGGTTCGAG GTAAAATTTCGTGAATGTTTGCAGAGAAACCATGATTGCCTCATGCCATATGATGGATCAAGTCACTGCCTGCACTTCCTCAGTAGGAACACAGCTGCTGGGGATGAAATTGGTTGGGATTTTGTGGATAGAGTGTTAAACACTAACATAACTTTTTCAGCCTATTGTACACTGATGACTAATCAGTATCAGCGCCTGTATTCTTTATCTGCTAAATTTATGTCTCCACAAACGTTTATTGCTTGGTGCTTCTCATGGGCTTCTAATTTCAAAGTAGATTTCAGGGTGGTCTGTGATATCTGCAAATATGAACCTAAATACCTTGCTTGTGATGGAACAAAAATAGGAATTAATTTCCGACATGCTTCAGTTACCCCTATTGAGATTCCTTCCACAGATGTTAAGGTTGATCCCTGTCATAGGAGAAATGAGAGAGCTTTTATTCATTATAAGCAAGGAGATTTAGACATTGCTGCAAACATTAAATGCAGGGAACATTTGCTTTATTTGTCCAAATATCACAGGGGTTTACTAAAGGATGATCAGAAGCTGCCATGGAATGACCAAACGGATAGAACAAACCTACTTGTTGAGACTGTGGATAGGGATTGCAGGGAGATTGTAAAGCGATTTTCTCTAGGAGAATATTCAAACTTGCTTCAGTTCAAATTGGCCATTGTCTTTGCAGTCTTATCCAGCAATTCCTCTCTCACCAGCCTCATTCCTTATCGTTATCTCACTCTGACAGCATTTATTATAACATCTCTGAGAAATGCTGTCGATTCAGATTGTGATTTTGTTAATGATCTTGGACAATTTTCTCCAGAACTTCGAGATATTGTACATTTTGCTTTAGATAATAGAGAATCACTTCTCGAAGTTCTGGAttttattgaatatttggtTTTAAGAGTAAAAGACATTCATGGAAAAAATAAGGCACCAGATTTTGCTGTTCCTCAACCTGGAACTTGCAATCCAGAAAAATATGGCAGggcatattattttaatccaaCAGGTGAGCAACTCGGGCACCTTCCCAAATACAGTATGAATGAACATGCTACCTCAAAAAACTATGATGATCAGCCTGCTAGAGAGGAAGAAAAGTGTAACAAACTTTTTCCTCAGGTCTCGAGGAAGGGCACAACATACTTATTTTTATGGTTTGATCCCAAGCATTATGGACATTGCTATGGATATCACATGATTCCAGGATCTGAAGGCAGGAAAGATCCTTTTACATCTGCATATTTGTATTTGGAGAAGGCACCTGAGGAACTTTTCTATGACTTCAGTTGCCAGCTTGAGGAATATTGTTTGAACAGAGAACCTGGTTATTGGCAAAACACCAGATTTTGGCATGATGTGTTTCATGGGTTTAGCCACAAGTGTCCAGTTACATACAAGTCAAGACGCATTTTGTCACTTAGAAAAATGAACACAGAAATATGTGAACAATTCAATTCCTTTATCCAACGAATCAAATATTCTGCTAGAGCCATGTCAATGGGTAAATTTAACCACTATTTGCAGTTCATGATACACCAATGGTGCATTAAGAAAAAAGCAAGTTTCCAAAAGAGATGCAATGTTGCTGCAACCTATTTATTATAG
- the LOC121367237 gene encoding piggyBac transposable element-derived protein 4-like: MADASSDGSDIEAENDYVGDSFTVIDANEEWIHEMFESDTDGDEENCDFDGFHEEWIYEEFSQRAKANLFRKRAGLLCVHPEEAGALDYFELFWDLNMWQHIVTETNIYAEQERDKNPPPTYAPHYRPTDIPEMKSFIGLCFGMGILRLPARNDYWRVGKFLFKTNYNHIMPRDTFNLLWRYLHLQNNEELGPQGDRNADKLFKIRWFVNYLNEKFQSVYMPYGQFSLDESMVKFKGRLGFRQYMPAKPIKWGVKIWSVCEADTGYLYNFQIYTGKDNGVQEKGLSHRVVMDLCTPLFGTNACIYMDNYYTGIELFHDLHVHGIHACGTVRANRKGLPNRLLPKNTKLQKHEFKLAQKDELTYCIWQDTKPVLFLSNFHSPDDTGIVSRRNNVRQKVNVTTPSLISDYQMNMGGVDRMDQMIHYYMINHRSHKWWRRIFFSLAMSCAHNAYICAKDEHPIPSMNRWPNFQDFIEDLSEELIGNSRAKKAVKVCNIERPVLEHKVEKIFTKRKVCRECSLAASGKGQRPGATNFGCVQCQIPVHVECQSKHIMRCYSA; this comes from the coding sequence ATGGCGGATGCATCTAGTGACGGGAGTGACATTGAAGCAGAAAACGATTATGTAGGCGATAGTTTTACTGTAATAGACGCAAATGAAGAGTGGATACACGAGATGTTTGAATCTGATACCGACGGCGATGAAGAAAACTGCGATTTTGATGGTTTCCACGAGGAATGGATTTACGAGGAATTTTCTCAGAGGGCAAAAGCAAACCTATTCAGAAAGAGGGCGGGTCTGCTTTGTGTCCATCCAGAAGAAGCCGGTGCACTGGATTATTTTGAACTTTTTTGGGACTTGAACATGTGGCAACACATTGTGACCGAGACAAACATTTATGCCGAACAAGAACGAGACAAAAATCCCCCACCAACCTACGCCCCTCATTATAGACCAACAGACATTCCGGAAATGAAATCATTCATTGGATTGTGTTTTGGGATGGGAATACTGAGGTTGCCTGCCAGAAATGACTATTGGCGTGTTGGAAAGTTTTTGttcaaaacaaattacaacCACATCATGCCAAGGGATACTTTTAACTTGTTGTGGCGTTATCTGCATCTACAGAATAATGAAGAATTGGGACCCCAAGGAGATAGAAATGCCGACAAACTTTTCAAGATCAGATGGTTTGTAAACTATCTGAATGAAAAATTCCAGTCTGTTTACATGCCATACGGACAGTTTTCTTTGGACGAGAGTATGGTCAAATTCAAAGGCAGATTGGGATTTCGACAGTACATGCCTGCAAAACCCATCAAATGGGGAGTGAAAATTTGGTCGGTGTGCGAAGCAGACACTGGTTATTTGTACAACTTCCAAATTTATACCGGAAAAGATAACGGAGTCCAGGAGAAAGGTCTGTCACACCGTGTTGTCATGGATTTGTGCACGCCATTGTTTGGAACTAACGCTTGTATTTACATGGACAACTACTATACAGGAATTGAACTGTTTCACGATTTGCATGTACATGGAATCCATGCTTGCGGAACAGTCAGGGCAAACCGAAAAGGACTACCAAACAGACTTTTGCCGAAGAATACAAAGCTTCAAAAGCATGAATTCAAGTTAGCTCAGAAAGATGAACTGACATACTGCATTTGGCAAGATACCAAACCTGTTCTCTTCCTTTCAAATTTTCATTCTCCGGATGATACTGGAATCGTATCCAGAAGAAACAACGTCCGCCAAAAAGTGAACGTCACAACGCCATCACTCATCAGTGACTACCAGATGAATATGGGAGGTGTAGATCGCATGGACCAGATGATTCACTACTACATGATAAATCATCGATCTCACAAGTGGTGGAGGCGTATATTTTTCAGCCTGGCCATGTCATGTGCACATAATGCATACATATGTGCCAAGGATGAACATCCGATACCATCGATGAATCGCTGGCCCAACTTCCAGGATTTTATCGAAGACTTATCTGAGGAACTTATTGGTAACAGCAGGGCAAAAAAGGCTGTCAAAGTGTGTAACATTGAAAGGCCAGTGCTAGAACACAAGGTTGAAAAAATTTTCACAAAAAGAAAAGTGTGTCGAGAGTGTTCATTAGCGGCATCAGGAAAGGGGCAGAGGCCAGGAGCTACAAATTTTGGATGTGTGCAATGTCAGATTCCTGTGCATGTTGAATGCCAGTCCAAGCACATTATGAGATGTTACAGTGCCTGA